From the Caldicellulosiruptoraceae bacterium PP1 genome, the window GTTCAGCCATTTATAACTCCTCCTTAACATCAACTTTAGTTCCAATATTTTCACCTTGAACAACCTTTAATATATTTCCTTTGGAAAGTTCAAAAACAATTATTGGTATTTCATTGTCCATGCACATAGATGTTGCAGTAGAATCCATAACTTGGAGCCTTTGATTTAATACGTCCAAATATGTTATAAAATCGTATTTTTTAGCATTTGGATTTATTTTAGGATCACTGTCATAAACCCCGTCAACCTTCTTGGCAAGTAAAATAGCTTCTGCTTCTATTTCTGCTGCTCTTAGTGCTGCAGCTGTATCTGTTGAAAAGAAAGGATTACCTGTGCCACAAGCAAAAATTACTACACGTCCTTTTTCTAAGTGTCTTATTGCTCTTCTACGAATATAAGGCTCTGCAATTTGTCTCATTTCTATAGCACTTTGAACCCTTGTCGGTATACCTTTTTTTTCGAGTGCATCTTGTAATGCTAATGAATTTATTACTGTTGCTAACATACCCATATAATCTGCAGTTGCTCTGTCAATACTTTCGGCACTTCTTCCTCTAAAAAAATTACCACCTCCCACAACTACAGCAACCTCTACACCAGCATCCTTTAATAAAACTATTTCATCTGCTATTGAGTTAATAACTGATTGGTCAATTCCAAAACCTTTTTCTCCACCTAAAGCTTCACCGCTTAATTTTAATATTACCCTTTTGTATTTTAGTTCAACCATAATTATTCCCTCTCTTATCTATTTTACATATTTATCAAAGTTTTTTAAAGTGTTTACTCAAAAAAAAGGAACACTACAAAAAAGTGTTCCTTTTTTTATTTTAGCAAGATTCTACTTTTTCAATACCTTCTCCTCTTTCAAAACGAGCAAAACGTCTAATGACAATGTTTTCACCAATCTTTGCTATCTTTTCAGTAATTAAATCTTTAATTTTTATATCTGGATTTTTTATCCATGCTTGTTCAAGAAGGCATACCTCTTCGTAGAATTTTTCGATTCTGCCTTCAACAATTCTATCAACAACCTGTGCTGGTTTCCCTTCATTTAATGCTTGTTGTCTTAATATAGCTTTTTCCTTCTCAATAACTTCTTGTGAAATCTCTTCACGTGAAACATATTTTGGGTTTGCAGCAGCAATTTGCATAGCAATGTCTTTTGCTAATGCCTTGAATTCTTCATTTCTTGCAACAAAGTCAGTTTCACAGTTAATTTCAACTAAAACAC encodes:
- the pyrH gene encoding UMP kinase; the protein is MVELKYKRVILKLSGEALGGEKGFGIDQSVINSIADEIVLLKDAGVEVAVVVGGGNFFRGRSAESIDRATADYMGMLATVINSLALQDALEKKGIPTRVQSAIEMRQIAEPYIRRRAIRHLEKGRVVIFACGTGNPFFSTDTAAALRAAEIEAEAILLAKKVDGVYDSDPKINPNAKKYDFITYLDVLNQRLQVMDSTATSMCMDNEIPIIVFELSKGNILKVVQGENIGTKVDVKEEL
- the tsf gene encoding translation elongation factor Ts, producing the protein MISAEMVRELREKTGAGMMDCKKALTDSNGDMEKAIELLRERGLAKAAKKSSRVAAEGVVESYIHGNGRIGVLVEINCETDFVARNEEFKALAKDIAMQIAAANPKYVSREEISQEVIEKEKAILRQQALNEGKPAQVVDRIVEGRIEKFYEEVCLLEQAWIKNPDIKIKDLITEKIAKIGENIVIRRFARFERGEGIEKVESC